The proteins below come from a single Hyperolius riggenbachi isolate aHypRig1 chromosome 8, aHypRig1.pri, whole genome shotgun sequence genomic window:
- the ZBTB43 gene encoding zinc finger and BTB domain-containing protein 43 has protein sequence MEPGVTSFRVEFPDFSNTILQKLNQQRQLGQLCDISIVVQGHLFRAHKAVLAASSPYFCDQVLLKNSRRVVLPDVMNPRVFENILLSTYTGRLALPANEIVSYLTAASFLQMWHVVDKCTELLESNPTLLCQKASHNNDHQSPSSSNYNTLNEAFDLGSSSQADFRKGVELQDVENEAESPKDDEMSSQLTEHEYLPSNSSTEHDQLSTEMTSQDGEEGASDSADYHYPRPPYIKPSIMSHKRWIHVKPERFPQDCEGVEIQSPFEDHVSESINQCPVEAPIQSSGVADSFVFCNKKSVEPDVHSDNGRYDDQVDFYGASMEEFSEREEHENHGPETTPGGFGEGLEVPSGIKEETSSSGFTAVVYKLYPCQCGKSFTHKSQRDRHMSMHLGLRPYGCGVCGKKFKMKHHLVGHMKIHTGIKPYECNICGKRFMWRDSFHRHVTSCSKSYHAALKEDAAPAEN, from the coding sequence ATGGAGCCTGGAGTGACCTCCTTCCGTGTCGAGTTTCCAGACTTCTCCAACACCATCTTGCAGAAGCTAAACCAGCAGCGTCAGCTGGGACAGTTATGCGACATCTCCATTGTGGTTCAGGGCCACCTCTTCCGGGCTCACAAAGCTGTCCTGGCGGCCAGCTCACCCTACTTCTGTGACCAGGTGCTGCTCAAGAACAGTCGTAGGGTAGTCCTTCCTGATGTCATGAATCCTAGAGTGTTTGAGAACATCCTCTTGTCTACGTacacaggaagactggccctgccgGCCAACGAAATTGTCAGTTATCTTACTGCCGCTAGCTTCCTCCAGATGTGGCATGTTGTTGACAAGTGTACAGAACTCCTGGAAAGCAACCCAACTCTTCTATGCCAAAAGGCCTCCCACAATAACGATCACCAGTCTCCCAGTAGCAGCAACTACAATACTCTTAATGAAGCTTTCGATCTAGGCTCCAGCAGTCAAGCTGATTTCAGAAAAGGCGTGGAGCTACAAGATGTAGAAAATGAGGCAGAGAGTCCAAAAGATGATGAAATGTCTTCTCAGTTGACTGAACATGAATATCTACCCAGCAACTCTTCTACAGAACACGACCAACTAAGTACAGAGATGACGAGCCAAGATGGCGAGGAAGGGGCAAGTGATAGCGCTGATTACCACTATCCCCGCCCCCCGTATATAAAGCCCAGCATCATGTCCCACAAAAGATGGATCCATGTCAAGCCAGAGAGGTTTCCCCAGGATTGTGAAGGTGTTGAAATTCAATCCCCATTCGAAGACCATGTTTCTGAGTCCATCAACCAATGTCCGGTGGAAGCTCCCATTCAGTCTTCTGGAGTTGCAGACAGTTTTGTCTTCTGTAATAAGAAATCGGTGGAGCCTGACGTGCACAGTGACAATGGCCGCTACGACGATCAGGTAGACTTTTACGGAGCGTCAATGGAAGAGTTTTCAGAGCGGGAAGAGCATGAGAACCATGGGCCAGAAACTACCCCCGGAGGGTTCGGAGAAGGTTTAGAGGTTCCTAGCGGTATTAAAGAAGAAACGTCCTCATCGGGCTTCACCGCCGTTGTGTACAAACTCTACCCTTGCCAGTGCGGCAAGAGCTTTACCCACAAAAGCCAACGGGATAGACACATGAGCATGCACCTTGGCCTCCGACCGTACGGCTGTGGTGTTTGCGGAAAAAAGTTCAAAATGAAGCATCACCTGGTGGGCCATATGAAGATACACACTGGTATTAAGCCTTACGAGTGTAATATCTGTGGCAAGCGCTTCATGTGGAGAGACAGCTTCCACCGACACGTCACCTCCTGTTCCAAGTCTTACCACGCCGCCTTAAAGGAGGATGCCGCCCCAGCTGAAAACTAG